A single window of Arcobacter venerupis DNA harbors:
- the secY gene encoding preprotein translocase subunit SecY, with translation MSKDLINKILITLGFIFLYRLLAYVPVPGVNIDVVKEFFDSNANNALGLVNMFSGNAVERLSIISLGIMPYITASIIMELLAATFPALGKMKKERDGMQKYMQIIRYTTIVITLIQSIGVSVGLNSLTGQNGQSAISIDMNTFIAVSAISMLTGTMLLMWIGEQITQKGIGNGISLIIFAGIVSAIPHAIGGTVELVNNGQMNFLTVIAILVIIMATVGAIIYVELGERRVPVSYSRKVMMENQKKRVMNYIPIKVNLSGVIPAIFASAILMFPATVLHGSQNKYLVMIADYLSPTSYTFNLFMFLFVVFFAFFYASITFNAKDISENLKKQGGFIPGVRPGASTAEFLNEVASRLTFWGAIYMGLISTLPWLVVKAMGVPFYFGGVAVLIVVQVAIDTMRKIEAQQYMNKYQTLSAVGL, from the coding sequence ATGAGTAAAGATCTAATAAATAAGATTCTTATTACATTAGGCTTTATTTTTCTTTACAGATTACTGGCATACGTGCCAGTACCTGGAGTTAATATTGACGTAGTTAAAGAATTTTTCGACTCAAATGCTAACAATGCATTAGGTCTTGTAAATATGTTTAGTGGTAATGCAGTTGAAAGACTAAGTATTATTTCACTAGGAATTATGCCTTACATTACTGCTTCAATTATTATGGAGCTTCTAGCAGCAACTTTCCCAGCACTTGGTAAAATGAAAAAAGAAAGAGATGGAATGCAAAAATATATGCAGATCATCAGATATACAACAATTGTTATTACATTAATTCAATCTATTGGTGTTTCAGTTGGTCTTAATTCATTAACAGGGCAGAATGGACAAAGTGCTATTTCAATCGATATGAATACATTTATTGCTGTTTCTGCAATTTCAATGTTAACTGGTACTATGCTTTTAATGTGGATTGGTGAACAAATCACACAAAAAGGTATTGGAAATGGTATTTCATTAATTATTTTTGCTGGTATTGTTTCTGCAATCCCTCATGCAATTGGTGGAACTGTTGAATTAGTTAATAATGGACAAATGAATTTCTTAACAGTAATTGCAATATTAGTTATTATTATGGCAACTGTTGGGGCAATTATTTATGTAGAATTAGGTGAAAGAAGAGTTCCTGTTTCATATTCTAGAAAAGTAATGATGGAAAATCAGAAAAAAAGAGTTATGAACTATATTCCTATTAAAGTGAATTTAAGTGGAGTAATTCCAGCGATTTTTGCTAGTGCTATTTTAATGTTCCCTGCAACTGTATTACATGGAAGTCAAAATAAATATTTAGTTATGATTGCTGATTATTTAAGTCCTACTTCATATACTTTTAACTTATTTATGTTTTTATTTGTAGTTTTCTTTGCATTTTTTTATGCATCAATTACATTTAATGCAAAAGATATTTCAGAAAACTTAAAAAAACAAGGTGGATTTATTCCAGGTGTAAGACCAGGAGCAAGTACAGCTGAATTTTTAAATGAAGTAGCCAGTAGATTAACTTTTTGGGGTGCGATTTACATGGGATTAATTTCAACTTTACCTTGGCTTGTTGTAAAAGCTATGGGTGTACCTTTCTATTTTGGAGGGGTTGCTGTACTAATTGTTGTACAAGTTGCTATTGATACTATGAGAAAAATTGAAGCTCAACAATATATGAATAAATATCAAACACTAAGTGCGGTTGGACTATAA
- the map gene encoding type I methionyl aminopeptidase, whose protein sequence is MAIPLRKPNEIEKLRTANIAVAKTLNYLKDSVKPGMTLKEVNLLGEKFIASLGARPAFKGLYGFPAGVCTSLNEVIIHGIPSDVVLKEGDILGLDIGTEIDGWYGDSAITMPIGKISKADEDLIACSKDALYYAIDIIQEGMRFKELSKAIEDFIVSRGYQPLVRFCGHGIGRKPHEEPEIPNYLENGNAKSGPKIKNGMVFCIEPMICSKDRNPVILENGWDVVSADGLRGSHYEHTVAVINGKAVILSNSED, encoded by the coding sequence ATGGCAATCCCATTAAGAAAACCAAACGAAATAGAAAAACTTCGAACTGCAAACATTGCTGTTGCTAAAACATTAAATTATTTAAAAGATTCAGTTAAACCTGGAATGACTTTGAAAGAAGTTAATCTTTTAGGTGAAAAATTTATTGCTAGTTTAGGTGCTAGACCAGCATTTAAAGGTTTATATGGTTTCCCAGCAGGTGTTTGTACTTCATTAAATGAAGTTATTATTCATGGAATTCCTAGTGATGTTGTTTTGAAAGAAGGCGACATCCTTGGTTTAGATATTGGTACAGAGATTGACGGTTGGTATGGTGATTCTGCTATAACAATGCCTATTGGAAAAATTTCAAAAGCTGATGAAGATTTAATTGCTTGTTCAAAAGATGCTTTATACTATGCAATAGATATTATTCAAGAAGGTATGCGATTTAAAGAGTTATCAAAGGCTATCGAAGATTTTATTGTCTCAAGAGGATATCAACCACTTGTAAGATTTTGTGGTCATGGTATTGGAAGAAAGCCTCATGAAGAACCAGAAATTCCTAATTACTTAGAAAATGGAAATGCAAAATCTGGTCCAAAAATAAAAAATGGAATGGTATTTTGTATTGAACCTATGATTTGCTCAAAAGACAGAAATCCTGTTATTTTGGAAAATGGTTGGGACGTTGTGTCAGCTGATGGGCTACGAGGTAGTCATTATGAACACACAGTTGCTGTAATTAATGGAAAAGCAGTTATTTTAAGTAATTCGGAAGATTAA
- the infA gene encoding translation initiation factor IF-1, with the protein MAKDDVIVIDGKVIEALPNAMFRVELDNGHVVLCHISGKMRMHYIKILPNDTVKVEITPYSLDKGRITHRYK; encoded by the coding sequence GTGGCAAAAGATGATGTAATAGTAATTGATGGAAAAGTAATTGAAGCTTTACCAAATGCTATGTTTAGAGTTGAATTGGATAATGGACATGTAGTTTTATGTCATATCTCTGGAAAAATGAGAATGCACTACATTAAAATTTTACCAAATGATACTGTAAAGGTAGAAATAACACCTTATTCGTTAGATAAAGGTAGAATCACACACAGATATAAATAA
- a CDS encoding uracil-DNA glycosylase gives MTKLVKNRVLKHLNYLKSFGYEYHEHLDFFSTNIKNVKLPNNISDLGVSVNHCYLCELSKCRKNVLFGYGNINSDLMFIGDEPSNSEDELGLHYVGKSGELLIKMIENVLNVTKEDVYFTTLVKCKSLNGLNNTIVDTCHDYLLKQIELIKPKLIVALGEKTYSYLLKNSDNFSQIRGKELVFNTIPLITTYSPTFLLRNPSFKKDAYYDMLKIKNYMESLN, from the coding sequence ATGACAAAATTAGTAAAAAATCGTGTGTTAAAACATTTAAATTATTTAAAATCATTCGGTTATGAGTATCATGAACATTTAGATTTTTTTTCAACTAACATAAAAAATGTAAAATTACCTAATAATATAAGTGATTTAGGCGTTAGTGTTAATCACTGTTATTTATGTGAACTTTCAAAATGTCGAAAAAATGTCTTATTTGGTTATGGTAATATTAATTCTGATCTTATGTTTATAGGTGATGAGCCAAGTAATAGTGAAGATGAGTTAGGTTTACATTATGTTGGCAAAAGTGGTGAATTACTTATAAAAATGATTGAGAATGTTTTAAATGTAACTAAAGAAGATGTTTATTTCACAACTTTAGTTAAATGTAAAAGCTTAAATGGTTTAAATAATACGATTGTTGATACATGTCATGATTATTTACTAAAACAAATTGAGTTGATAAAACCCAAATTGATTGTTGCGCTTGGAGAAAAAACTTATTCGTACTTATTAAAAAATAGTGATAATTTTTCTCAGATTAGAGGAAAAGAATTAGTTTTTAACACAATACCGTTAATTACTACATATTCACCAACTTTTTTATTAAGGAATCCTTCTTTTAAAAAAGATGCATATTATGATATGCTAAAAATAAAAAATTACATGGAGAGTTTAAATTGA
- the aspS gene encoding aspartate--tRNA ligase, with product MRTHYCTDVTEAKIGETVTVAGWVNSRRDHGGIIFIDLRDKSGLVQLVADPSDSKDALAIAETVRDEYVLIATGLVRARGEGLENPNLKTGKIEIVLKDLVIENRSKPMPFDINDEKVNDEIKLRNRFLELRSRKSFEIFQLRSKATIQVRNTLDELGFLDVETPILTKSTPEGARDYLVPSRVHPGEFYALPQSPQLFKQLLMVAGFDKYFQIAKCFRDEDLRADRQPEFTQIDVEMSFCTQEDVIKVAERLIYDVFTKCGKTIPSTFKRMKYSEAMEKYGSDKPDLRIDMPLVDVIDIFANSTNEIFAEIAKDKKNNRIKALKCKNGDNIFSKRQMKGFEDYVRKFGAKGLGYFQMKEDGLKGPLTKFFSESDLEEIVKVTELEVGDVVFFGAGAKKVVWDYMGRFRLFLAAEMDIVPADALEFLWVVDFPMFEVEDGRTKALHHPFTMPKSLEDTSDLEAIESIAYDIVLNGTELGGGSIRIHKEEIQSKVFKLMGISDEEAREKFGFLLDALQYGAPSHGGFALGLDRMIMLLAGTDSIRDVIAFPKTQKAQCLLTQAPSSVDEEQLKELGIRLRKTVTDL from the coding sequence TTGAGAACACATTATTGTACAGATGTAACTGAAGCAAAAATTGGTGAAACTGTAACTGTTGCTGGTTGGGTAAACAGTAGACGTGACCACGGTGGAATTATATTTATAGATTTAAGAGATAAAAGTGGATTAGTTCAACTAGTAGCAGATCCAAGTGATAGTAAAGATGCGTTAGCAATTGCAGAAACTGTAAGAGATGAATATGTTTTAATTGCAACTGGACTTGTAAGAGCAAGAGGTGAGGGACTTGAAAATCCAAATCTAAAAACTGGTAAAATCGAAATTGTATTAAAAGATTTAGTAATTGAAAATAGATCAAAACCAATGCCTTTTGATATTAATGATGAAAAAGTTAATGATGAAATTAAATTAAGAAATAGATTTTTAGAATTAAGAAGTAGAAAATCATTTGAAATTTTCCAATTAAGAAGTAAAGCAACTATTCAAGTTCGAAATACTTTAGATGAATTAGGATTTTTAGATGTTGAAACTCCAATCTTAACTAAATCAACTCCAGAAGGTGCAAGAGATTATTTGGTTCCATCAAGAGTTCATCCTGGTGAATTTTATGCATTACCACAATCTCCACAATTATTTAAACAACTTTTAATGGTTGCAGGATTTGATAAATATTTCCAAATTGCAAAATGTTTCAGAGATGAAGATTTAAGAGCTGATAGACAACCTGAATTTACTCAAATAGACGTTGAAATGTCATTTTGTACACAAGAAGATGTTATAAAAGTTGCTGAGAGATTAATTTATGATGTATTTACAAAATGTGGAAAAACAATTCCATCAACATTTAAAAGAATGAAATACTCAGAAGCTATGGAAAAATATGGTTCAGACAAACCTGATTTAAGAATTGATATGCCACTTGTTGATGTTATTGATATTTTCGCAAACTCAACAAACGAAATTTTTGCAGAAATTGCAAAAGACAAAAAAAACAACAGAATCAAAGCTTTAAAATGTAAAAACGGAGATAATATCTTCTCTAAAAGACAAATGAAAGGTTTTGAAGATTATGTTAGAAAATTTGGAGCTAAAGGTTTAGGTTACTTCCAAATGAAAGAAGATGGATTAAAAGGTCCATTAACTAAATTCTTCTCTGAATCTGATTTAGAAGAAATCGTAAAAGTAACTGAACTTGAAGTTGGTGACGTTGTATTCTTTGGAGCGGGAGCTAAAAAAGTAGTTTGGGATTATATGGGAAGATTTAGATTATTCCTAGCTGCTGAAATGGATATTGTTCCAGCTGATGCTTTAGAATTTTTATGGGTTGTTGATTTCCCAATGTTCGAAGTTGAAGATGGAAGAACAAAAGCTTTACACCATCCATTTACAATGCCAAAATCACTTGAAGATACTTCTGATTTAGAAGCTATTGAATCAATTGCTTATGATATTGTTTTAAATGGTACAGAGCTTGGTGGTGGAAGTATTAGAATTCATAAAGAAGAGATTCAATCAAAAGTATTTAAACTTATGGGAATTTCAGACGAAGAAGCAAGAGAGAAATTTGGTTTCTTACTTGATGCACTTCAATATGGAGCACCATCACATGGTGGATTTGCTTTAGGACTTGATAGAATGATAATGTTATTAGCAGGAACTGATTCAATCAGAGATGTAATAGCATTTCCAAAAACTCAAAAAGCTCAATGTTTATTAACTCAAGCTCCATCAAGCGTTGATGAAGAGCAATTAAAAGAGTTAGGTATTAGATTAAGAAAAACTGTTACTGATTTATAA
- a CDS encoding metal ABC transporter solute-binding protein, Zn/Mn family yields the protein MIKIFFILFFPLFVFSKTFTLTYFPLETYLINKIAKNELKNREISRKYTDTFVQLPKSEISRLANAKVFFHLGLDIEKEYAEILLKQNPNIIVVDLSLNVKKIDNNPYIWTDPLNLRIIAKNMYDTFVKYDKSKENYYKVNYQNFLDEIDQTFLKIKLKLDKSEIESIYVFDDYWEYFAKRFVIKTIHREKRYLNISEIPQLIEFSKEKNINKLLSTNEENKDFIISLTNNLNIKAVESDIFDDKWQTNLLELAQNITK from the coding sequence ATGATAAAAATATTTTTCATATTGTTTTTTCCGCTTTTTGTTTTTTCAAAAACTTTCACACTTACTTATTTTCCTTTAGAAACTTATCTTATAAATAAAATAGCAAAAAATGAACTTAAAAATAGAGAAATTTCAAGAAAGTATACAGATACTTTTGTTCAATTACCTAAATCAGAAATTTCAAGATTAGCAAATGCAAAAGTATTTTTTCATTTAGGATTAGATATTGAAAAAGAATATGCAGAAATTTTATTAAAACAAAACCCTAATATAATAGTTGTAGATTTATCATTAAATGTAAAAAAAATAGATAATAATCCATATATTTGGACTGATCCTCTTAATTTACGAATTATTGCAAAAAATATGTATGACACTTTTGTAAAATATGATAAAAGCAAAGAAAACTATTACAAAGTTAATTATCAAAATTTTCTTGATGAAATTGACCAAACATTTTTAAAAATAAAACTAAAATTAGATAAAAGTGAAATAGAGAGTATTTATGTTTTTGATGATTATTGGGAATATTTTGCAAAAAGATTTGTAATAAAAACAATTCATAGAGAAAAGAGATATTTAAATATTTCAGAAATCCCACAATTAATAGAATTCTCAAAAGAAAAGAACATAAATAAATTATTATCTACAAATGAAGAGAATAAAGACTTTATAATTTCATTAACTAATAATTTAAATATAAAAGCAGTTGAAAGCGATATATTTGATGATAAATGGCAAACAAATCTTTTAGAATTAGCTCAAAATATTACAAAATAG
- a CDS encoding chemotaxis protein CheW, whose protein sequence is MSNNINYKGINVKKELYPIIKYIEDVDKYKDELGRLSSSWDMLALLGQLGDINIDIGKTKENFLNLTSTLLNHLSEQQIKKVTQEMKFKASVTIDILIRNLFERTADIGFLATDDDIRTFIQTYVSKYNDESLILRQNMQKRFKEYVSKYSVYFDIVLLDTHGKVLVRLNDDIKTEKVELSFVQKILNSNEDFVETYKYHDFIPQYKKSLVYSYKVTKTNDSNSDILGVLSLCFRFTDEMNGIFNNLVDVKNKECLTILDEDGFVIASSDKDHIRLGVKLPIVLNENYKIVSFAGRDYLAKTCKTNGYQGFYGLKWYGHIMIPLDYVFLSDEYNSIDVDYHVINSMMDNEQHFSKELKEVFYKSKTIQDNLARVIWNGNIAQSKLNSVNREFSKSLLNEIGVTGNKANSSLSNLNQTIITSILKDSEFLSSLSIDIMDRNLYERANDCRWWALTSYFKEAFDDYATLTDKKDEISSILHYINGLYTVYTNILVYDKNAKVIAVSNRNYEYLIGKVLTQDWVEKSLKLNDTSKYCVSKFEKSPLYENESTYIYSSAIRSFKDEKIITGGIAVVFDSNPQFNAMLDESLPHDIDGKKISGVFAIFANKDKQIISSTNSSFVVDSYLNLDDKFFTLKNAQQTSQIIELNNDYYAVGVKCSNGYREYKSRVDDYKNDVLCFVFIYIGKKGCNVFLDSSKSKFSSTSKSKYTSTSIELATFYLGKKLLAVNAKNVIESTGIEELEASIDMDKKNHFKGMVLYKDKLVAVLDIRDFVNEEITDEKLTNIILVEYDKDNIEHCVGILVSSLETVSIVEEKSIQHIQNHFLGTGTLVESIVEINDLEVSKVAMVLDIKKIDENLTKRI, encoded by the coding sequence ATGTCAAATAATATTAACTATAAAGGTATAAATGTAAAAAAAGAGTTGTACCCGATTATCAAATATATTGAAGATGTGGATAAATATAAAGATGAATTAGGTAGATTAAGCTCTTCTTGGGATATGTTAGCACTTTTAGGACAACTAGGTGATATAAATATTGATATTGGGAAAACAAAAGAGAATTTTTTAAATTTAACTTCAACACTTTTAAATCATTTAAGCGAACAACAAATCAAAAAAGTTACTCAAGAAATGAAATTTAAAGCAAGTGTAACTATTGATATTCTAATTAGAAACCTTTTTGAAAGAACAGCTGATATTGGATTTTTAGCTACAGATGATGATATTAGAACTTTTATTCAAACTTATGTTTCAAAATATAATGATGAGAGTTTGATTCTACGACAAAATATGCAAAAGAGATTTAAAGAATATGTATCAAAATATTCTGTTTATTTTGATATTGTTTTACTTGATACTCATGGAAAAGTATTAGTACGATTAAATGATGATATAAAAACTGAAAAAGTTGAGTTATCGTTTGTTCAGAAAATTCTTAATTCAAATGAAGATTTTGTTGAAACATACAAATATCACGATTTTATTCCTCAATATAAAAAATCACTTGTTTATTCATATAAAGTTACAAAAACAAATGATTCAAATTCGGATATTTTAGGAGTTTTATCTCTTTGTTTTAGATTTACAGATGAAATGAATGGAATTTTCAATAATTTGGTTGATGTAAAAAATAAAGAGTGTTTAACTATTTTAGATGAAGATGGTTTTGTAATTGCTTCTAGTGATAAAGATCATATTAGATTAGGGGTAAAATTACCTATCGTTTTAAATGAAAATTATAAAATCGTATCTTTTGCAGGTAGAGATTATTTAGCAAAAACTTGTAAAACCAATGGTTATCAAGGATTTTATGGACTTAAATGGTATGGACATATTATGATTCCTTTAGATTATGTTTTTTTAAGTGATGAATATAATAGTATAGATGTAGATTATCATGTAATAAACTCTATGATGGATAATGAACAACATTTTTCAAAAGAGTTAAAAGAAGTTTTTTATAAAAGTAAAACTATTCAAGATAATTTAGCTCGTGTAATTTGGAATGGAAATATTGCACAAAGCAAATTAAATTCAGTAAATAGGGAATTTTCTAAATCACTTTTAAATGAAATTGGAGTAACTGGAAATAAAGCTAATTCATCTTTAAGTAATCTAAATCAAACAATTATTACTTCAATTTTAAAAGACAGTGAATTTTTATCTTCACTTTCTATTGATATTATGGATAGAAATTTATATGAAAGAGCAAATGATTGTAGATGGTGGGCATTAACTTCATATTTTAAAGAAGCCTTTGATGATTATGCAACTTTAACTGATAAAAAAGATGAAATAAGTAGTATTTTACATTATATAAATGGATTATATACAGTTTATACAAATATTTTAGTTTATGATAAAAATGCAAAGGTAATTGCTGTATCAAATAGAAATTATGAATATTTAATTGGAAAAGTTCTAACACAAGATTGGGTTGAAAAATCTTTAAAATTAAATGATACTTCAAAATATTGTGTTTCAAAATTTGAAAAATCGCCACTTTATGAAAATGAATCAACATATATTTATAGCAGTGCAATAAGATCATTTAAAGATGAAAAAATAATTACTGGTGGAATTGCAGTTGTATTTGATTCAAATCCTCAATTTAATGCAATGCTTGATGAAAGTTTGCCACATGATATAGATGGTAAAAAAATTTCAGGTGTTTTTGCAATTTTTGCAAATAAAGATAAACAAATTATTTCATCGACAAATAGTAGTTTTGTGGTTGATAGTTATTTAAATTTAGATGATAAATTTTTCACTTTAAAAAATGCTCAACAAACAAGTCAAATAATTGAATTAAATAATGATTATTATGCAGTTGGAGTTAAGTGCTCAAATGGTTATCGAGAATACAAAAGTAGGGTCGATGATTATAAAAATGATGTTTTGTGTTTTGTATTTATTTATATTGGTAAAAAAGGGTGTAATGTATTTTTGGATAGCTCAAAATCAAAGTTTTCATCTACTTCAAAATCAAAATATACTTCAACAAGTATAGAATTAGCAACATTCTATTTAGGAAAAAAACTTTTAGCAGTAAATGCAAAAAATGTAATAGAATCAACAGGTATTGAAGAATTAGAAGCATCAATTGATATGGATAAAAAGAATCATTTTAAAGGAATGGTTTTATATAAAGATAAACTTGTTGCTGTTTTAGATATTAGAGATTTTGTAAATGAAGAAATCACAGATGAAAAACTAACAAATATAATTTTAGTTGAATACGATAAAGATAATATTGAACATTGTGTTGGAATTTTAGTCTCTTCTTTAGAAACAGTAAGTATTGTAGAAGAAAAATCAATCCAACATATTCAAAATCATTTCTTAGGAACTGGAACTTTAGTTGAAAGTATTGTTGAAATAAATGACTTAGAAGTTTCAAAAGTTGCAATGGTTTTAGATATCAAAAAAATAGATGAAAATCTAACAAAAAGAATTTAA
- a CDS encoding YgiQ family radical SAM protein, producing MSNINKPNKFLPTTKKEMQERGWDELDVILITGDAYIDSPFMGIAVVGRILEDIGLRVGIIGQPDVNSDVDVKRLGEPKLFWGVSGGSIDSMVSNYTATKKFRNSDDYTPGGQNNKRPDRATLVYTNLIRRYFKNTVPIVLGGIEASLRRLTHYDYWTNKLRKPILFDTKADYMVYGMGEQAIIDLGNYLKEGKDPRTIRGLCYIAKEAPTEESFLEIPSHDECLKDKEKYIDLFKAFYDNNDPIYSKGLYQEVDGRFLIQNPPSRHMEEEEMDKIASYPYQRDAHPYNAKDGKVKCLETIKFSIMTHHGCWGECNFCAIAAHQGRTIRTRSEKNILAEAKHFTTMKDFKGIISDVGGPTANMYGYECVKKINLGTCVENKRCVDAHRLCRTMKVDHSRNIKLLKDIRAVPGIKKAFVASGVRYDLITADKKHGYEYLKEMVDHHISGQMKVAPEHTNDEVLHHMGKPGKQTLIDFKAMYDRLNKESGKQQFLTYYLIAAHPGCEEKHMHELKQFTTHELKMNPEQAQVFTPTPGTYSAVMYYTELDPFTKKKIFVEKDQRRKEKQKEIVVAKNQFAGKNKKTSSSGMQG from the coding sequence ATGAGTAATATTAATAAACCAAACAAATTTTTACCTACAACTAAAAAAGAGATGCAAGAGAGGGGATGGGATGAACTAGATGTTATCCTAATTACAGGAGATGCCTATATTGATTCCCCATTTATGGGAATAGCAGTTGTTGGACGAATCCTTGAAGATATAGGTCTTCGTGTGGGAATTATCGGTCAACCAGATGTAAATAGTGATGTTGATGTCAAAAGATTAGGTGAACCAAAACTATTTTGGGGAGTAAGTGGTGGAAGTATTGATTCAATGGTTTCAAACTACACAGCAACTAAAAAGTTCAGAAATAGTGATGATTACACTCCAGGTGGTCAAAATAACAAAAGACCAGACAGAGCTACTTTAGTTTATACAAATCTAATAAGAAGATATTTTAAAAATACAGTTCCTATTGTTCTTGGAGGAATTGAAGCTAGTTTACGAAGACTTACACACTATGATTATTGGACAAATAAATTAAGAAAACCAATATTATTTGATACAAAAGCAGATTATATGGTTTATGGAATGGGTGAACAAGCTATTATTGATTTAGGAAATTACCTAAAAGAAGGGAAAGACCCCCGAACTATTAGAGGACTTTGTTATATTGCAAAAGAAGCTCCAACAGAAGAGTCATTTTTAGAGATTCCATCACACGATGAATGTTTAAAAGATAAAGAGAAATATATAGATTTATTCAAAGCATTTTATGATAATAATGACCCTATTTATTCAAAAGGTTTATATCAAGAAGTTGATGGCAGATTTCTAATTCAAAATCCACCAAGCCGTCATATGGAAGAAGAAGAGATGGATAAAATCGCTTCATATCCATATCAAAGGGATGCCCATCCATATAATGCAAAAGATGGAAAAGTTAAATGTCTTGAAACTATTAAATTTTCTATTATGACACATCATGGATGTTGGGGAGAGTGTAACTTCTGTGCGATTGCAGCCCATCAAGGCAGAACTATAAGAACAAGAAGTGAAAAAAATATTTTAGCTGAAGCAAAACACTTTACAACAATGAAAGATTTTAAAGGAATCATTTCAGATGTTGGTGGACCAACTGCCAATATGTATGGTTATGAGTGCGTTAAAAAGATAAATCTAGGAACCTGTGTAGAAAACAAAAGATGTGTAGATGCCCATAGACTTTGCCGAACTATGAAAGTTGACCACAGCAGAAACATAAAACTTTTAAAAGATATAAGAGCAGTTCCTGGTATTAAAAAAGCCTTTGTTGCTTCTGGTGTACGATATGACTTGATAACAGCTGATAAAAAACATGGATATGAATATCTAAAAGAGATGGTAGACCATCATATTTCTGGTCAAATGAAAGTTGCTCCTGAACATACAAACGATGAAGTTTTACATCATATGGGAAAACCAGGGAAACAAACACTGATTGATTTTAAAGCTATGTATGACAGACTTAATAAAGAGTCAGGGAAACAACAGTTTTTAACATATTATTTGATTGCAGCCCATCCTGGATGCGAAGAAAAGCATATGCATGAGTTAAAACAATTTACAACCCATGAATTAAAAATGAATCCAGAACAAGCTCAAGTTTTCACACCAACTCCTGGAACGTATTCAGCAGTTATGTATTACACAGAACTTGACCCATTTACAAAGAAAAAAATCTTTGTTGAAAAAGATCAAAGAAGAAAAGAGAAACAAAAAGAGATTGTTGTTGCAAAAAATCAATTTGCAGGGAAAAATAAAAAAACTTCAAGTTCTGGAATGCAAGGTTAA
- a CDS encoding LysE family translocator, whose amino-acid sequence MDLSIYANEFLVLSIAMFFALLSPGPDFAMIVKQSVSYGRRASIFTSIGIGLGISVHIIYTLLGIGLIISKSIILFNIIKYLGAAYLIYIGYRSLKSKGINLQTNEQNKMEKISDFKSFYLGFLCNALNPKATLFFVSMFTVVISHDTPLNIQAFYGLFCILATICWFIFLSLILSQAKIKNFLNSFGKWFDRTVGVVLISLGIKVALSK is encoded by the coding sequence ATGGATTTATCAATATATGCAAATGAATTTTTAGTTTTATCAATAGCAATGTTTTTTGCTTTACTTTCACCCGGTCCTGATTTTGCAATGATTGTAAAACAAAGTGTTAGTTATGGACGAAGAGCCTCAATATTCACAAGTATTGGAATTGGTTTGGGGATTTCAGTTCATATTATTTACACACTTTTAGGAATCGGACTTATTATTTCAAAATCTATAATTTTATTTAATATAATTAAGTATCTTGGTGCAGCTTATTTAATCTATATTGGTTATAGAAGTTTAAAATCAAAAGGTATAAATCTTCAAACTAATGAACAAAATAAAATGGAAAAAATTAGTGATTTTAAATCTTTTTATTTAGGTTTTTTATGTAATGCTTTAAATCCAAAGGCAACTTTATTTTTCGTATCAATGTTTACTGTAGTAATAAGTCATGATACTCCATTAAATATTCAAGCTTTTTATGGTTTATTTTGTATTTTAGCTACGATATGTTGGTTTATATTTTTATCTCTAATTTTAAGTCAGGCAAAAATAAAGAATTTTCTTAATTCATTTGGAAAATGGTTTGATAGAACTGTTGGTGTAGTTTTAATTTCATTAGGTATTAAAGTTGCATTAAGTAAATAA